One window of the Streptomyces sp. ITFR-21 genome contains the following:
- a CDS encoding helix-turn-helix domain-containing protein yields MTPRSRTRPSRLRQEPEAVTWAREKAGLTKRALADQIGISEQLMGEIESGWRSATPANLVKIAEALNCPIVVLERKRSIGAVGTPAEDAKSADE; encoded by the coding sequence ATGACACCCCGCAGCCGCACCAGGCCGAGTCGGCTCCGCCAGGAGCCGGAGGCGGTCACGTGGGCTCGGGAGAAGGCCGGACTGACGAAGCGGGCGCTGGCCGACCAGATCGGCATCTCCGAGCAGCTCATGGGCGAGATAGAGTCCGGCTGGCGGAGCGCCACCCCGGCCAACCTCGTCAAGATCGCCGAGGCGCTGAACTGCCCGATCGTCGTCCTGGAGCGCAAGCGGAGCATCGGCGCGGTCGGTACGCCCGCCGAGGACGCCAAGTCCGCCGACGAATGA
- a CDS encoding S1 family peptidase, whose product MRRSTTLTWGLSVLLALGASALGLSPVSAADAGSASGTVAAGRALSPGLVPALQRDLGLSAAQATARLRAEATATALAPKARRAAGAAYGGSWFDAGKDTLVVAVTDQAAADAVRAAGAAPVRVAHSEQTLNSAKALLDTRATSAAGAPAAVRSWHVDPRTNRVVAEVAAGAASEPAVAAFLAPARERGVLTVETSDSPAPRTLSAGTVGGDPYYINGNTRCSIGFSVVGGFVSAGHCGTPGSSVAGWDGSAMGSFVASSFPYNDYSYIAIGNGWWTVPVVLGWGTVSDVLVRGSGVAPVGSSICRSGSTTHWHCGTVLTQNETVNYAQGAVYQLTGTNVCAEPGDSGGSFITGDQAQGVTSGGWGNCSSGGQTWFQPVKEILSTYGLTLVTSS is encoded by the coding sequence ATGCGTCGCAGCACCACTCTGACCTGGGGGCTGTCCGTTCTACTCGCCCTGGGCGCAAGCGCGTTGGGGCTATCGCCGGTCTCGGCGGCCGACGCCGGGAGCGCCTCCGGCACGGTCGCCGCCGGCCGCGCGCTGTCGCCCGGCCTGGTCCCCGCCCTGCAGCGCGACCTCGGGCTGAGCGCAGCGCAGGCGACCGCCCGGCTGCGCGCGGAGGCGACGGCCACCGCGCTGGCGCCGAAGGCGCGGCGGGCGGCCGGCGCGGCCTACGGCGGTTCGTGGTTCGACGCCGGCAAGGACACGCTGGTCGTCGCGGTCACCGACCAGGCCGCCGCGGACGCGGTACGCGCCGCCGGCGCGGCACCGGTCCGGGTCGCGCACAGCGAGCAGACCCTGAACTCCGCCAAGGCGCTGCTCGACACCCGGGCCACCTCGGCCGCCGGCGCCCCCGCGGCCGTACGCAGCTGGCACGTGGACCCCCGCACCAACCGGGTGGTCGCCGAGGTCGCGGCGGGCGCCGCGTCCGAGCCGGCCGTGGCCGCCTTCCTCGCCCCCGCCCGTGAGCGCGGCGTGCTGACCGTCGAGACCTCGGACTCCCCGGCGCCGCGCACCCTCTCGGCCGGCACGGTCGGCGGCGACCCGTACTACATCAACGGCAACACCCGCTGCTCCATAGGCTTCTCGGTGGTCGGCGGCTTCGTCAGCGCCGGGCACTGCGGTACGCCGGGCAGCTCGGTCGCCGGCTGGGACGGCTCGGCGATGGGCTCCTTCGTGGCCTCGTCCTTCCCGTACAACGACTACTCCTACATCGCGATCGGCAACGGCTGGTGGACCGTCCCGGTCGTGCTCGGCTGGGGCACGGTCAGCGACGTCCTGGTCCGCGGCTCCGGCGTCGCCCCCGTCGGCTCCTCGATCTGCCGCTCCGGCTCGACCACCCACTGGCACTGCGGCACCGTCCTGACCCAGAACGAGACCGTCAACTACGCCCAGGGCGCGGTCTACCAGCTCACCGGCACCAACGTCTGCGCCGAGCCCGGCGACTCCGGCGGCTCGTTCATCACCGGCGACCAGGCCCAGGGCGTCACCTCGGGCGGCTGGGGCAACTGCAGCAGCGGCGGCCAGACCTGGTTCCAGCCGGTCAAAGAGATCCTGTCCACCTACGGCCTGACCCTGGTGACCTCCTCCTGA
- a CDS encoding CsbD family protein, whose amino-acid sequence MSASDKSQARTEQAKGKIKETAGHAVGNEELEAEGRADQAEGDMRQAKEKAKDAMKDVFKH is encoded by the coding sequence ATGAGCGCCAGCGACAAGAGCCAAGCCAGGACCGAGCAGGCCAAGGGCAAGATCAAGGAAACGGCCGGGCACGCGGTCGGCAACGAGGAGCTGGAGGCCGAGGGCCGCGCCGACCAGGCCGAGGGCGATATGCGCCAGGCCAAGGAGAAGGCCAAGGACGCGATGAAGGACGTCTTCAAGCACTGA
- a CDS encoding hydrophobic protein, translating to MGPLLLVLLLALILFGAGFALKILWWVAVVVLVVWLVGFVARSTNSGGSRGRWYRW from the coding sequence ATGGGACCGTTGCTTCTCGTTCTTCTGCTCGCGCTGATTCTGTTCGGCGCGGGATTCGCCCTCAAGATTCTGTGGTGGGTCGCTGTTGTCGTACTGGTGGTGTGGCTGGTCGGTTTCGTCGCCCGGTCGACGAATTCCGGTGGCAGCCGCGGCCGTTGGTACCGCTGGTAA
- a CDS encoding oxidoreductase, giving the protein MTKNAPGGTFTPADGFTITRMGYGAMQLAGPGVFGPPKDRAEAVAVLREAVELGVTHIDTADFYGPVVVNEIIREALHPYPDDLRIVTKVGSRRGADASWNLSRTPEDLKAQVHENVRHLGVDVLDVVNLRLGAVDGPVEEPLGEQFAALAELREQGLIRHLGLSTVTAAQLTEAQAIAPVVTVQNLYNIAARQDDALLDRCAAENIAYASYFPLGGFTPLQSRTLTDVAARVGASPQQVALAWLLQRSPAMVLIPGTSSVAHLRENVAAAGLRLPADAVAELDAVGGAGDR; this is encoded by the coding sequence ATGACGAAGAACGCTCCCGGCGGCACTTTCACCCCCGCCGACGGCTTCACCATCACCCGGATGGGGTACGGCGCCATGCAGCTGGCCGGCCCCGGGGTCTTCGGGCCGCCCAAGGACCGGGCGGAGGCGGTCGCCGTCCTGCGCGAGGCGGTCGAGCTGGGCGTCACCCACATCGACACCGCCGACTTCTACGGTCCCGTGGTGGTCAACGAGATCATCCGGGAGGCGCTGCACCCCTATCCCGACGACCTGCGCATCGTCACCAAGGTGGGTTCCCGCCGGGGCGCGGACGCCTCCTGGAACCTGTCGCGGACGCCCGAGGACCTGAAGGCGCAGGTCCACGAGAATGTGCGGCACCTCGGCGTGGACGTGCTCGACGTCGTCAACCTCCGGCTCGGCGCCGTCGACGGCCCGGTCGAGGAGCCGCTCGGCGAGCAGTTCGCCGCGCTCGCCGAGCTGCGGGAGCAGGGCCTGATCCGGCACCTCGGCCTGAGCACGGTCACCGCGGCGCAGCTGACCGAGGCGCAGGCCATCGCCCCGGTGGTGACCGTGCAGAACCTCTACAACATCGCCGCCCGCCAGGACGACGCCCTGCTCGACCGGTGCGCGGCCGAGAACATCGCCTACGCCTCTTACTTCCCGCTCGGCGGCTTCACCCCGCTCCAGTCCCGCACGCTCACCGACGTCGCCGCCCGGGTCGGCGCATCCCCGCAGCAGGTCGCCCTGGCGTGGCTGCTCCAGCGCTCACCGGCGATGGTCCTCATTCCCGGCACCTCGTCGGTGGCCCACCTCCGGGAGAACGTCGCGGCGGCCGGTCTGCGGCTGCCGGCGGACGCGGTGGCCGAACTCGACGCGGTGGGCGGCGCCGGCGACCGATAG
- a CDS encoding NADPH-dependent F420 reductase, which yields MATLALIGSGRIGGLLARFAVDGGLDVVVSNSRGPETLSGLVADLGPRARAATAREAAEAGDLVVVTIPFHAYHHIPKEPLAGKVVIDTGNYYPARDGVHPELVSGETTSSELLQAQLDASHVVKAFNNIYSGHLAALPRPVGAPDRSVLPIAGDDPDAKKQAAELISVLGYDTLDAGPLAEGWRFDPGTPLFGMPYGDVPAAHFQSRPAAPTPAATISAGLAVARR from the coding sequence ATGGCAACACTGGCACTTATCGGCAGCGGCAGGATCGGCGGCCTCCTCGCGCGGTTCGCGGTGGACGGCGGCCTCGACGTGGTGGTCAGCAACTCGCGGGGACCGGAGACACTCTCCGGCCTGGTCGCCGACCTCGGCCCGCGAGCGCGGGCGGCCACGGCGCGGGAGGCGGCGGAGGCCGGGGACCTGGTCGTCGTGACCATCCCCTTCCACGCCTACCACCACATCCCGAAGGAACCGCTGGCCGGGAAGGTCGTCATCGACACCGGCAACTACTACCCGGCGCGGGACGGGGTCCACCCCGAGCTGGTGTCCGGCGAGACCACCAGCAGCGAACTGCTCCAGGCGCAGTTGGACGCGTCGCACGTGGTCAAGGCGTTCAACAACATCTACTCCGGGCACCTGGCGGCCCTGCCGAGGCCCGTGGGCGCGCCCGACCGCAGTGTGCTGCCCATCGCCGGGGACGACCCCGACGCGAAGAAGCAGGCCGCCGAACTGATCTCCGTCCTGGGCTACGACACCCTGGACGCGGGCCCGCTCGCCGAGGGCTGGCGCTTCGACCCGGGCACGCCGCTGTTCGGGATGCCGTACGGGGACGTGCCGGCGGCCCACTTCCAGTCCCGCCCGGCCGCGCCCACCCCGGCCGCCACCATCAGTGCGGGGCTGGCGGTGGCGCGGCGCTGA